The proteins below are encoded in one region of Puntigrus tetrazona isolate hp1 chromosome 5, ASM1883169v1, whole genome shotgun sequence:
- the LOC122344633 gene encoding integrin alpha-D-like codes for MELSQGGFSVAISEGSKIFGAVGAYSWSGGMVQGLTDQMLNSSFINATNMEEDIADSYLGYSIAVAPVNGHVVYFGSTKA; via the exons ATGGAATTATCACAAGGGGGTTTCAGTGTGGCCATTTCAGAG GGTTCAAAGATTTTTGGAGCGGTTGGGGCATACTCCTGGTCAGGAGGAATGGTGCAGGGTCTTACTGATCAAATGCTCAATTCATCATTCATTAATGCCACAAATATGGAGGAGGATATTGCAGATTCCTACTTGG GTTACTCAATTGCTGTGGCACCAGTAAATGGTCATGTTGTGTATTTTGGGAGCACCAAGGCATAG